The following are encoded together in the Gammaproteobacteria bacterium genome:
- a CDS encoding DUF2007 domain-containing protein: MILVKTYATQVEAELARIRLGAAGIPATIVGVAVGMEGGTDGVRLLVPDEHAAEALEVLRDS; this comes from the coding sequence ATGATTCTCGTAAAGACTTACGCCACGCAGGTCGAAGCCGAGCTCGCGCGCATCAGGCTCGGCGCAGCCGGAATACCCGCCACGATCGTCGGGGTTGCAGTCGGCATGGAGGGCGGCACCGACGGCGTGCGGCTGCTGGTACCCGACGAGCACGCTGCCGAAGCACTGGAAGTGCTGCGTGATTCGTAG
- a CDS encoding TonB-dependent receptor — MRTLEKQRLRRAPIAYSVAAALGSVVLFDQQALAQGNAVEEITVTGSRIRQTDNMVSPVPVTAIDPAELTSFDPGGTVAEQLELLPQFFNNLSTQESTGALNFGSGSSRLNLRNLGSDRTLVLFDGSRVVPTSSSNAVNVDAFPTALLRSVEVVTGGASAAYGADALGGVVNFVLDREFEGFRASAATGITEWGDGERWEFSVAGGTGLLNDRLHLIGSVEARRIAQIQRAPEDLDSSWWKNWGYVTNPEWSPGAPPGVPERLTLPWVNSLEMNPMGVIDQPGFALDGYTFTEDGKSVRPLARGDVVGTNNQSGGPEAEIATRAFDNGPYGAETVGRSAFAAVQYDFTDSLSGFAQILVGRSESNSPNRRSDYVLRGGWKATVYRDNAFLPDVVAEAMDAAGIDSFGLQKSGTFLGDNSIGLGDGKAIYDTVSWSVGVDWQMPNGWDMRFSWQTGQSDGLAGLYGQTRIDRMFLGMDAVRDENGDIVCRVQLFNPTEEQLAATPLIQGELNAEGEQLRSPVALDGSIENCVPYNIMGAGTISDAAEAYTQSPREDTQHIEQDFAELLVTGELWQGWAGPLSFASGLTWREQSFVQRINSDVYEFGPPFNAPELGIQGIAPLYSGGSETVHRFTSARNTQGDMDVWEVFAELNMPLWDSPSSSRRLDGSAAYRSSDYSRSGQIEAWKIGLDYQVLEQLRLRATKSRDVREPTFQELFDNRGGGGATVDDPITHTTYPTSARSGGNPRLRPEVADTHVFGLVYQPRRIPGLQLSTDWYEVDVRDAVDTLGAQRIVDGCYIDKVNSFCSLIDRDPASNLIVLIENGYVNVAKARVEGVDFEAAYGTEPDFFSSQEETLSLRLLAGYTIERSDTPLDGTPRDIAGELGSPDLTMIGTLGYSVGPYSIQLQQRYIAETKRDIDWVEGVDVDDNTVSSGNYTNLRFSYDWSRWSLSLNINNLFDRPPPIVPSYGGDGSAQTVPTGYDTYGRRYQLSMNFYY, encoded by the coding sequence GTGAGGACTCTCGAAAAGCAGCGGTTGCGCAGGGCGCCCATTGCCTATTCCGTAGCTGCCGCCCTGGGCTCCGTGGTGCTCTTCGACCAGCAAGCACTGGCGCAGGGGAATGCGGTGGAAGAAATCACCGTAACGGGTTCTCGTATCCGCCAGACGGATAATATGGTCAGCCCGGTTCCGGTCACCGCGATCGACCCAGCCGAACTCACCAGTTTCGATCCGGGAGGCACCGTGGCGGAGCAGCTCGAGCTTCTGCCGCAGTTTTTCAACAATCTGAGTACTCAGGAATCCACCGGTGCCCTGAATTTCGGCTCCGGCTCTTCGCGCCTCAATCTGCGGAATCTGGGATCCGACCGCACGCTGGTGCTGTTCGACGGCTCCCGTGTCGTTCCGACCAGCTCCTCGAACGCCGTGAATGTCGATGCGTTTCCGACCGCCCTGCTTAGATCAGTCGAAGTCGTGACAGGCGGTGCGTCCGCGGCCTACGGGGCCGACGCGCTCGGCGGTGTGGTCAACTTCGTGCTCGATCGGGAATTCGAGGGCTTCAGAGCCTCCGCCGCGACCGGTATCACCGAATGGGGTGACGGCGAACGCTGGGAGTTCTCCGTAGCGGGCGGCACCGGCCTGTTGAACGACCGCCTGCACCTGATCGGTTCCGTGGAAGCACGTCGCATCGCGCAGATTCAGCGTGCGCCCGAGGATCTCGATTCCAGTTGGTGGAAGAACTGGGGCTATGTGACGAATCCCGAGTGGTCGCCCGGCGCTCCGCCGGGCGTACCGGAGCGATTGACGCTGCCCTGGGTGAACTCGCTGGAGATGAACCCGATGGGTGTCATCGATCAGCCGGGCTTTGCGCTGGACGGCTACACCTTCACCGAGGACGGGAAGAGCGTCCGCCCCCTCGCCAGGGGCGATGTCGTGGGGACCAACAATCAGTCCGGCGGGCCGGAAGCGGAGATCGCTACCCGAGCCTTCGATAACGGCCCCTACGGTGCGGAAACAGTTGGTCGATCGGCATTCGCAGCGGTCCAGTACGACTTCACCGACTCGCTATCCGGTTTCGCCCAGATCCTCGTGGGGCGTTCCGAATCGAACTCTCCTAATCGCCGGAGCGACTACGTGCTCCGCGGCGGCTGGAAGGCTACCGTCTACCGTGACAATGCCTTTCTGCCCGACGTGGTTGCCGAGGCCATGGATGCTGCCGGCATCGATTCCTTCGGGCTGCAGAAGTCCGGCACGTTTCTGGGCGACAATTCCATCGGGTTGGGAGACGGCAAGGCGATATACGACACCGTCTCCTGGAGCGTCGGCGTGGACTGGCAGATGCCGAACGGCTGGGATATGCGGTTCTCCTGGCAGACCGGGCAGTCCGACGGTCTTGCCGGCCTCTACGGGCAGACTCGTATCGATCGAATGTTCCTCGGCATGGACGCCGTCAGGGACGAGAACGGCGACATTGTCTGTCGGGTGCAGCTCTTCAATCCCACCGAGGAACAACTGGCCGCTACGCCTCTTATCCAAGGCGAGCTGAATGCCGAGGGCGAGCAGCTGCGATCTCCGGTAGCGCTCGATGGCAGCATCGAAAACTGCGTTCCCTATAACATCATGGGGGCGGGCACGATCAGCGATGCTGCCGAAGCCTATACGCAGTCGCCCAGAGAAGACACTCAGCACATCGAGCAGGACTTTGCCGAGCTGCTGGTGACCGGCGAGCTCTGGCAGGGCTGGGCCGGACCGCTGTCCTTCGCCTCCGGTCTAACCTGGCGTGAACAGTCGTTCGTGCAACGCATCAATTCGGATGTCTACGAGTTCGGCCCTCCCTTCAATGCGCCCGAGCTGGGTATCCAGGGCATAGCACCCCTGTACAGCGGCGGCAGTGAGACGGTGCACCGCTTTACGTCGGCCCGTAACACGCAGGGAGACATGGATGTCTGGGAAGTTTTCGCCGAGCTGAACATGCCGCTGTGGGATTCGCCGTCGAGCTCCCGGCGTCTGGACGGCAGCGCCGCCTACCGGTCCTCCGATTACTCCCGTTCGGGGCAGATCGAAGCGTGGAAGATCGGTCTCGACTACCAGGTGCTCGAACAGCTCAGGCTGCGTGCCACCAAGTCCCGCGACGTGCGTGAGCCTACCTTCCAGGAGCTGTTCGACAACCGCGGAGGCGGCGGCGCCACGGTCGACGACCCGATTACCCACACCACATACCCGACCTCGGCGAGATCGGGGGGAAACCCGAGGCTGCGACCGGAAGTCGCCGATACGCACGTTTTCGGTCTCGTGTACCAGCCTCGCCGGATCCCGGGCCTGCAGTTGTCGACCGACTGGTATGAAGTCGATGTGCGTGATGCGGTGGATACGCTCGGCGCCCAGCGCATCGTGGATGGCTGCTACATCGACAAAGTGAACAGCTTCTGCAGCCTGATCGACCGGGATCCCGCGTCCAACTTGATTGTGCTGATCGAGAACGGGTACGTGAACGTGGCGAAGGCGCGCGTCGAAGGCGTGGATTTCGAGGCAGCCTACGGCACCGAGCCCGACTTCTTCAGCAGCCAAGAGGAAACGCTTTCTTTGCGCCTGCTGGCGGGCTACACCATAGAGCGATCCGACACGCCTCTCGACGGAACGCCCCGGGATATCGCGGGTGAGCTGGGCTCGCCGGACCTGACCATGATCGGCACGCTGGGATATAGCGTCGGGCCTTACAGCATTCAGCTGCAGCAGCGCTACATTGCGGAAACCAAGAGGGATATCGACTGGGTGGAAGGCGTCGATGTGGACGACAACACCGTGTCGTCCGGCAATTACACCAACCTGCGTTTCAGCTACGACTGGTCGCGGTGGAGCCTGTCGCTCAACATCAACAATCTGTTCGATCGTCCGCCCCCGATCGTCCCGAGCTACGGCGGGGACGGCTCGGCCCAGACCGTCCCGACGGGTTACGACACGTATGGAAGGCGTTACCAGTTGAGCATGAACTTCTACTACTAA
- a CDS encoding SDR family oxidoreductase, translated as MTPPLPGLVGKTAIVTGHARGIGRAVHDLLVECGCVVRGIDLPEHDLRKLDRIPGWVDAVAAETGRIDILVNNAGITNVGDILETPLAEVEEILTVNFKAPFMMIKAVLPHMLKQKSGSIVNNASDQALIGKRHSAVYGASKAALAQLTKSAALDWGLHGIRFNCVAPGSTDTPMLRRVLRELHERYPDVYPKDSESVYKESIALGRFAEPKEIAWLVAFLASDASSFMTGTVIPIDGGFTAQ; from the coding sequence ATGACCCCGCCTCTACCTGGACTCGTAGGGAAAACCGCGATCGTCACGGGTCATGCCCGGGGCATCGGCCGCGCCGTGCACGACCTGCTCGTCGAATGCGGTTGTGTCGTGCGCGGAATCGACCTTCCGGAGCACGACCTCCGAAAGCTCGATCGGATCCCGGGCTGGGTCGACGCGGTCGCCGCGGAGACCGGGCGGATCGACATCCTCGTCAACAACGCGGGCATCACGAACGTCGGCGACATCCTCGAAACGCCGCTTGCGGAGGTCGAAGAGATTCTGACCGTGAACTTCAAAGCGCCGTTCATGATGATCAAGGCCGTGCTGCCGCACATGTTGAAGCAGAAATCGGGCTCGATCGTGAACAACGCGAGCGATCAGGCCTTGATCGGAAAACGCCACAGCGCCGTTTACGGCGCGAGCAAGGCTGCACTCGCGCAGCTGACGAAAAGCGCCGCGCTCGATTGGGGCCTGCACGGCATCCGGTTCAACTGCGTCGCCCCGGGCAGCACCGACACGCCGATGTTGCGACGCGTGCTGCGCGAGCTCCACGAACGATATCCGGACGTCTACCCGAAAGACAGCGAGAGCGTCTACAAGGAGTCGATCGCCCTTGGACGATTTGCCGAACCGAAGGAAATCGCATGGCTCGTCGCGTTCCTCGCGTCCGACGCCTCTTCGTTCATGACGGGAACGGTGATCCCGATCGACGGAGGGTTCACGGCACAATGA
- a CDS encoding TonB-dependent receptor plug domain-containing protein, translating into MNAQFSQRSQAHARDNRYDGRSLETARVPLGTPRVRACALAVAAALVGGTVFAQESGPVEEVLVTGSRIATSGVNTPTPVTAVTADDLATMAPGTMVDALKQLPQFYNTITTQQAVGGAVAAGGSNVNLRGAGAERTLVLLDGRRLGPANKFGTVDIGIIPEALIRSVEAVTGGASAAYGADAVSGVVNFRLDSGFDGIKYSAQYGTTTYGDGDNYELSVAYGTDIGERGHIIASAEYFETDGIESLDSLLDRSDFYQQNALVTNPHPDGPTFLTRRFVAPTNFTAGGILLGPAVLDDDGNVVLPTSSLDHVEFLPDGSGAHRKLPFSGIGQLSGGCNCQALPTLEYGVDSDTQIDTPADRTSLFAHFDYDVSDRSTFFVETLLAENFTDPVWQTAALLGPWQSRVFADNPFLPDDIRATLEAEGRESIGFAIFTPNTPGNPFSGGRLQGKNRYGQFATGFSHDLSDDFLAGGWVLDSYVQYAQNKQDTIVPAGMRTDRLFLALDAVEGPDGDPVCRVTLFNPGIFDKCVPINLFGGVDAVTPEAAAYVTDQNGKIARGRTSEYDAEVTLTGDLTRGSDDGVLGPISAAFGLSWRQQDLRVRTIDPCDEFPCTVDNVRLSDLGLMSPELRGILPETDPNNGIPGLRHVPPGFAGDANSSTVLFSSQRSVEGGYSVREAFFEFRIPLFDGRLNLDEAYRMASYTGSGNEPAWKSGVSFQATPELRIRATRSQDVRAPTLRERFEQQRGGVNVRDPLHNNDTISTASFSGGNPNVGLETASTNTIGIVYEPLERFSMTLDWYDIDLDGAIGQLGAQDIVDTCFQSGGTASVCEFVVRDNENQIVRVDNLFINLSNQKLSGVDAELNFTGVDLAGGTLGWRLLATRLNENSILTPGSPRDDRAGDIGAGLPQNKVTTSLTYSRGPWSVFLQERYIDGGTMNRNFVEGVDVDDNTVSSVAYTDLTFKFSGRDGSAPWQFFFTANNLFDEAPPDTYSSIGRAGVGGPNSILYDTIGRRFVAGVRVNY; encoded by the coding sequence ATGAACGCTCAGTTTTCGCAGCGCAGCCAGGCTCACGCACGTGATAACCGTTACGACGGCCGGTCGCTCGAGACCGCCCGTGTGCCGCTCGGCACGCCTCGCGTTCGCGCGTGCGCGCTCGCCGTCGCGGCCGCATTGGTCGGAGGCACGGTCTTCGCTCAAGAGTCCGGCCCCGTCGAGGAGGTGCTGGTCACCGGTTCGCGCATCGCCACTTCCGGCGTGAACACGCCGACGCCGGTGACGGCCGTGACGGCGGACGATCTGGCAACCATGGCGCCGGGCACGATGGTCGACGCGCTGAAGCAGTTGCCGCAGTTCTATAACACGATCACGACTCAGCAGGCGGTCGGCGGCGCCGTCGCTGCCGGCGGCAGCAACGTCAACCTGCGGGGCGCCGGCGCGGAACGCACACTGGTGCTGCTCGACGGGCGCCGTCTCGGTCCCGCCAACAAATTCGGCACGGTCGACATCGGCATCATCCCCGAAGCGCTCATTCGAAGCGTCGAGGCGGTCACCGGCGGCGCGTCGGCGGCGTACGGCGCCGACGCGGTGTCCGGCGTCGTGAACTTTCGTCTCGACTCGGGCTTCGACGGCATCAAGTATTCAGCGCAGTACGGCACGACGACGTATGGCGACGGCGACAACTACGAGTTGAGCGTTGCGTACGGCACCGACATCGGAGAGCGCGGGCACATCATCGCGTCGGCGGAGTACTTCGAGACGGACGGCATCGAGTCTCTCGATTCGTTGCTGGACCGCAGCGACTTCTACCAGCAGAACGCGCTGGTCACGAATCCGCACCCGGATGGTCCGACCTTCCTGACGAGGCGGTTCGTGGCCCCGACGAACTTCACTGCCGGCGGCATTCTCCTCGGCCCGGCGGTGCTCGATGACGACGGCAACGTCGTGTTGCCCACCTCGTCGCTCGATCACGTGGAATTCTTGCCCGATGGCTCGGGCGCCCACCGGAAGCTCCCCTTCAGCGGCATCGGCCAGTTGAGCGGCGGTTGCAACTGCCAAGCCCTGCCGACTTTGGAGTACGGCGTAGATTCGGATACGCAGATCGATACGCCGGCCGACCGCACGAGCCTGTTCGCGCATTTCGACTACGATGTGAGCGACCGCAGCACCTTCTTCGTCGAAACGCTTCTCGCGGAGAACTTCACGGACCCCGTCTGGCAAACCGCCGCGCTTCTCGGGCCGTGGCAGAGCAGGGTTTTCGCCGACAACCCGTTCCTGCCCGACGACATCCGGGCCACGCTGGAGGCCGAAGGCCGGGAGTCCATCGGCTTCGCGATCTTTACGCCGAACACGCCCGGCAACCCGTTCTCGGGCGGACGATTGCAGGGCAAGAACCGCTACGGGCAGTTCGCGACCGGCTTCAGTCACGACCTGTCGGACGATTTCCTCGCGGGCGGCTGGGTGCTGGACAGCTATGTGCAGTACGCGCAAAACAAGCAGGACACGATCGTTCCGGCCGGCATGCGCACGGACCGCTTGTTCCTCGCGCTGGACGCGGTGGAAGGCCCCGACGGCGATCCGGTATGCCGCGTCACGCTGTTCAACCCGGGCATTTTCGACAAGTGCGTGCCGATCAATCTGTTCGGGGGCGTCGACGCCGTAACCCCCGAGGCGGCCGCCTACGTCACCGACCAGAACGGCAAGATCGCGCGCGGGAGAACCTCGGAATACGACGCGGAGGTCACGTTGACGGGCGATCTCACGCGCGGTTCCGACGACGGCGTGCTCGGCCCGATCTCGGCCGCTTTCGGCCTCTCTTGGCGACAGCAGGATTTGCGCGTTCGAACCATCGATCCTTGCGACGAGTTTCCGTGCACGGTCGATAACGTGCGGTTGAGCGACCTGGGGCTGATGTCGCCTGAGCTCCGCGGAATCCTTCCGGAGACCGATCCCAATAACGGCATTCCCGGATTGAGGCACGTGCCCCCCGGGTTCGCCGGCGACGCGAACTCGAGCACGGTGCTCTTCTCGAGCCAGCGGTCGGTCGAGGGCGGATACAGCGTGCGGGAGGCGTTCTTCGAGTTCCGCATTCCGCTGTTCGACGGCAGGCTGAATCTCGACGAGGCCTACCGCATGGCCAGCTACACGGGCAGCGGCAACGAGCCGGCGTGGAAGAGCGGTGTGTCGTTTCAGGCTACGCCCGAGCTCAGGATCCGGGCCACGCGGTCGCAGGACGTGCGCGCCCCGACGCTTCGAGAACGGTTCGAGCAGCAGCGCGGCGGCGTGAACGTCCGTGATCCGCTGCACAACAACGACACGATCAGCACTGCATCGTTCTCGGGCGGCAACCCCAACGTCGGTCTCGAGACGGCGTCGACGAACACGATCGGCATCGTCTACGAGCCGCTGGAACGGTTCTCGATGACGCTCGACTGGTACGACATCGACCTCGACGGCGCGATCGGCCAGCTGGGCGCGCAGGACATCGTGGATACCTGCTTCCAGTCCGGCGGCACGGCGTCGGTGTGCGAGTTCGTGGTCCGCGACAACGAGAATCAGATCGTTCGCGTCGACAACCTCTTCATCAATCTGTCCAATCAGAAGCTCAGCGGCGTCGACGCGGAGCTCAACTTCACGGGGGTCGATCTCGCAGGCGGGACGCTGGGTTGGCGCTTGCTCGCCACACGACTCAACGAGAACTCCATTCTGACTCCGGGGAGCCCGCGGGACGATCGCGCCGGGGATATCGGAGCCGGCTTGCCGCAGAACAAGGTCACGACGAGCCTGACGTATTCGCGCGGGCCGTGGTCGGTGTTCCTCCAGGAGCGCTATATCGACGGCGGCACGATGAACAGGAACTTCGTCGAAGGCGTCGACGTCGACGACAATACGGTGAGCTCCGTTGCGTACACCGACCTCACCTTCAAGTTCAGCGGTCGCGACGGCTCGGCTCCGTGGCAGTTCTTCTTCACCGCCAACAATCTCTTCGACGAGGCGCCCCCGGATACCTACTCGTCGATCGGTCGAGCGGGCGTCGGTGGGCCCAACTCCATCCTGTACGACACGATCGGCCGTCGATTCGTGGCCGGTGTTCGGGTGAACTACTGA
- a CDS encoding cupin domain-containing protein, whose translation MDPRETGRSALDSAMAIGPSARVRHAGVGPVMIDFGLASGEFRAAYFEQKPRHFRGALAERPFTWADVDQLLHFLEPRAPVMRIFHHGTVPEHAYTEEFAELGRTRRRLDKPKFYDYMRNGATLQINWLERHSVAAKRLCLAVGRFVGTQTSSNAYLSFAGDGTFGKHWDTHDVFAIQLIGRKRWRIFSPTLPLPLSHQTHDRSGHACPAEPTLELTLEEGDVLYIPRGWWHHVIPLRVGSFHVSVGSYSPTLFDYIVQTSARYLEQHAGVRRAFSPAAYRETVTEVTRLLSEVLLDPTNAAAFERDWIARERMDAEFNLASLDSASPPLSGGALLSLTTFSAPALEGGVLLVNGAQLHLEPVSQAVVAALRDHASLRFDALCARLEHIPPEAVHRAVLDLARHDVVTIRA comes from the coding sequence ATGGATCCCCGGGAGACAGGCCGCAGCGCGCTCGATTCTGCGATGGCCATCGGGCCGTCGGCGCGCGTCAGGCACGCCGGGGTCGGCCCGGTAATGATAGATTTCGGTCTGGCATCCGGCGAGTTTCGCGCCGCCTATTTCGAACAGAAGCCGCGCCACTTCCGAGGCGCACTGGCGGAACGCCCTTTCACATGGGCGGACGTCGATCAGCTACTGCACTTCCTCGAGCCGAGAGCGCCGGTGATGCGGATATTCCATCACGGCACCGTGCCGGAGCACGCATACACGGAAGAGTTCGCCGAGCTCGGCAGAACCCGGCGCCGGCTCGACAAGCCCAAGTTCTACGATTACATGCGCAACGGCGCGACGCTGCAAATCAATTGGCTCGAGCGGCATTCCGTGGCGGCCAAGCGGCTTTGCCTCGCGGTCGGGCGCTTCGTCGGCACCCAGACATCCAGTAACGCGTATCTGAGCTTCGCGGGCGACGGCACGTTCGGCAAGCACTGGGATACTCACGACGTATTCGCGATCCAGCTGATCGGCCGCAAGCGCTGGCGAATCTTCTCGCCGACTTTGCCGCTGCCGCTGAGCCATCAAACGCACGACCGCAGCGGGCATGCGTGCCCGGCGGAGCCGACGCTCGAGTTGACACTGGAAGAAGGCGACGTGCTGTACATTCCGCGCGGTTGGTGGCATCACGTGATACCGCTTCGAGTGGGCAGCTTCCACGTGTCCGTCGGATCGTACTCGCCCACGCTGTTCGACTATATCGTCCAGACGTCCGCAAGGTACCTGGAGCAACACGCGGGCGTGCGCAGGGCGTTCTCTCCGGCCGCTTATCGAGAGACCGTGACTGAAGTGACGCGGCTGCTCTCGGAGGTGCTGCTCGATCCGACGAACGCGGCTGCATTCGAGCGCGACTGGATCGCCCGCGAGCGCATGGATGCCGAGTTCAACCTCGCCTCTCTCGACTCCGCGTCGCCGCCGCTGTCCGGCGGCGCACTGCTGAGCCTTACTACATTCAGCGCGCCGGCGCTCGAAGGCGGCGTTTTGCTGGTCAACGGCGCGCAGCTTCATCTCGAACCCGTAAGCCAGGCCGTCGTTGCCGCGCTGCGCGACCACGCTTCGCTGCGATTCGATGCGCTGTGCGCACGGCTCGAGCACATTCCGCCGGAGGCCGTGCATCGCGCCGTCCTCGACCTCGCCCGTCACGACGTCGTCACGATTCGGGCTTGA
- a CDS encoding SDR family oxidoreductase: MKTVLVTGGSRGIGRAIVERFKAAGWRVATCARALDHLAESRADFKFACDVADAEAARRGVAAVAGEFGSIDALVNSAGLAGSNPLGVDSDDALWHRVIDVNLHGTYYFTKYAYPHIPDGGRIVNIGSVLSHKGVADQTAYSAAKHAVLGFTRAFAHHAASRGVTVNIVCPGWVRTDMACGRWDEIGIDESEAASRIPLGRVAEPAEVASLVYFLASDEAGSITGQAFNIDGGALA, from the coding sequence ATGAAAACGGTGCTGGTCACCGGGGGATCGCGCGGCATCGGCCGCGCCATCGTCGAGCGCTTCAAGGCGGCGGGTTGGCGCGTGGCGACCTGCGCACGTGCGCTGGACCACCTTGCCGAAAGCCGCGCGGACTTCAAGTTCGCGTGTGACGTCGCCGATGCCGAAGCGGCGCGTCGCGGGGTCGCCGCGGTAGCAGGCGAATTCGGCTCGATCGACGCCCTCGTGAACAGCGCCGGGCTCGCGGGGTCGAACCCGCTCGGCGTCGATAGCGACGACGCCCTCTGGCACCGCGTGATCGACGTCAATTTGCACGGCACGTACTACTTCACGAAATACGCCTACCCGCACATTCCCGACGGCGGCCGCATCGTCAACATCGGCTCCGTGCTCTCGCACAAGGGGGTCGCCGACCAGACGGCGTATTCCGCCGCGAAGCATGCCGTGCTCGGCTTCACGCGCGCCTTCGCCCACCATGCCGCCTCCCGGGGCGTGACCGTCAACATCGTCTGCCCCGGCTGGGTGCGCACGGATATGGCGTGCGGCCGCTGGGACGAGATCGGCATCGACGAAAGCGAGGCGGCTTCTCGCATTCCGCTCGGGCGCGTCGCCGAACCGGCGGAAGTAGCTTCGCTCGTTTACTTTCTCGCGTCGGACGAAGCCGGCTCGATCACGGGTCAAGCTTTCAACATCGATGGAGGCGCGCTTGCGTGA
- a CDS encoding VOC family protein, with the protein MGHAVVVIKRWAMLPISVLFLVSPSGHAELSNRDARVIVGHYHLNVTSIEAHKRFWVDTLGGKAVELGPGLDVIEFPDVYLFLNEQAPTGPTRGTSFDHIGFAVPDVPAVAARAVANGYELTVGREPGPGETASLPTAGNYGRFAYLLGPDGVKVELVTNMDSDAPPIKHHHVHFVNKEFVGMQQWYMKAFDATLRPGQTDYFIGADLPGVGYMLNFFSWLPEEALVPTRGRVVDHVGFEVRDLERFCEELEAKGIELTEPYHVDDAHGGIAVATLTDPYGVSIELTEGLRKTD; encoded by the coding sequence GTGGGGCACGCCGTGGTCGTCATCAAGCGCTGGGCGATGTTGCCGATCTCGGTGCTATTCCTCGTTTCGCCTTCGGGCCATGCCGAGCTGTCGAACCGTGACGCGCGCGTGATAGTCGGCCATTACCACCTCAACGTCACCAGCATCGAAGCGCACAAGAGGTTCTGGGTGGACACCCTCGGCGGCAAAGCCGTCGAGCTCGGGCCCGGGCTCGACGTCATCGAATTTCCCGATGTCTACCTCTTTCTGAACGAGCAGGCGCCCACGGGCCCGACGCGCGGCACGTCGTTCGACCACATCGGCTTCGCTGTTCCCGACGTGCCGGCGGTGGCCGCGAGGGCCGTCGCCAACGGCTACGAGCTCACCGTCGGCCGCGAGCCCGGTCCAGGTGAGACGGCGAGTCTACCCACGGCCGGCAACTACGGGCGCTTTGCTTACCTGCTCGGCCCGGACGGCGTGAAGGTCGAGCTCGTCACGAACATGGATTCGGACGCCCCGCCGATCAAGCACCATCACGTGCATTTCGTGAACAAGGAGTTCGTCGGGATGCAGCAGTGGTACATGAAGGCGTTCGACGCGACGCTGCGGCCGGGGCAGACCGACTATTTCATCGGCGCCGACCTGCCGGGCGTCGGCTACATGCTGAACTTTTTTTCCTGGCTCCCGGAAGAAGCGCTCGTGCCGACGCGCGGCCGCGTCGTCGATCACGTCGGCTTCGAGGTCAGAGACCTCGAGCGATTCTGCGAAGAGCTCGAGGCGAAGGGCATCGAGCTCACCGAGCCGTATCATGTCGACGACGCGCATGGCGGCATTGCCGTCGCGACGCTCACCGACCCTTACGGCGTTTCGATCGAGCTCACGGAAGGTCTGCGCAAGACCGACTGA
- a CDS encoding DUF6152 family protein has product MVGTIACAAAGILAAPPLSAHHSFSAEFDATRQLKVTGEVTEVEWTNPHAWVYLTAHEVCERRGSANLRDSSSDEEWACRTIGADEPGDWGFELASPNGLMRQGWSRNSLGLGETVTIEGSRARDDSRHGNARVVTTAEGVRLFAGSSQGKTP; this is encoded by the coding sequence ATGGTCGGAACGATCGCGTGCGCCGCCGCCGGCATACTCGCGGCGCCGCCTCTGTCGGCCCATCATTCGTTCTCCGCCGAGTTCGATGCCACTCGGCAGCTCAAGGTCACAGGCGAAGTCACCGAGGTCGAATGGACGAATCCGCACGCGTGGGTCTATCTAACTGCGCACGAGGTGTGTGAGCGGCGCGGGAGCGCGAATCTGCGCGACTCCAGCAGCGACGAGGAGTGGGCATGCAGGACGATTGGTGCGGACGAGCCCGGCGATTGGGGGTTCGAGCTGGCGAGCCCGAACGGCCTGATGCGCCAGGGTTGGAGCCGCAATTCGCTGGGTCTCGGTGAAACCGTAACGATCGAGGGATCGCGTGCACGCGACGACAGTCGGCACGGTAATGCGCGAGTCGTGACCACGGCCGAAGGCGTGCGTCTGTTTGCCGGGTCGAGCCAGGGCAAGACACCGTAA